In the genome of Lysobacter sp. 5GHs7-4, the window GTTCGCGGCCGCGCCCAAACGCCTGTCCAAGTCCGCGCTGGAACGGCTGCAGGCGCACGACTGGCCTGGCAACGTGCGCGAATTGGAGAACGTGTGCTGGCGGCTGGCCGCGCTGGCGCCGGGCGACAGCATCAGCCGCGCCGATCTGGACGAGGTGTTATCCGCCGGCGCCAGCGCGCGCCGCGACGACGACTGGGATGCGCGCCTGGCCGCATGGGTGCGCGCGCAGTTGTCCGAAGGCGCGCAGGACATCCACGCGCAGGCGCGCGAGCGCTTCGACCGCGCGCTGCTGGAGGCCGCGCTGGAGCACACCGGCGGGCGCCGCACCGAAGCGGCGGCGCGTCTGGGCCTGGGCCGCAACACGCTGACCCGCAAGCTCGGTTCCGGACGCAAGCGCAGTTAGTTTCACCGGCGCTGAACCGGCGCCGCGCTAGCGTGCCGCTGCCGCTATTCGAATTCGTATTCCATCGTCATCGTACTGAGGAGCCGTCATGAACACCGCCGCCCGTATCGCCCTGACCGCCATCGCCGCCGCGGCCCTGACCGCCTGCGGTTCGGCGCCGAAGAAGACGACCGCGCCGCCGCCGCCCAAGCCGGTGTCCACCGCGCAGTCGGGTCAGGCGATCCTGGCGTCCGCCTCGGGCAGCCTGGTCAGCGGCAAGCTGAAGATCGTGCCCACCGCCGACGGTGTGCGCCTCACCGGCGTGGTCGGCGGTTTCGCGCCCAACAGCGTGCATGCGATCCATATCCACGAGAAAGGCGATTGCAGCGCCGTCGACGCCAGCAGCGCGGGCGGGCATTTCAATCCGGGCATGAGCGCGCATGGCAAGGTCGACAGCGGCACCCACCACGGCGGCGACATGGACAATCTGGTCGCCGATGGCGAGGGCGTGGCCAAGGTCGATGCGCATGCGCGCGCGGTGACCTTGGGCGGCGGCGCGGGCAACGACGTCGCCGGTCGCGCGGTGGTGGTGCATGCGGCGCCCGACGACTACGCCAGCCAGCCGGCCGGCAATGCCGGTGCGCGCATCGCTTGCGGCGTGATCTCGATTTCGCATTGATGCAGCGGGCGGCCGGCGTCGCGCGCCACGATGCGCGGCGTCGGCTCGCACCATCGCTTTTGCGAGCCCTATCCACGCGCTGCGATGTCGCGCTAGTCGAGCACGACCGCGCCGCATCGCGCGCTTATCCTGTTAACCATTACTTGCCGACCCCACGCCCATGACCCGCCTGCGCATCCGCGACGCCGAACCCGCCGACCGCGACCTGATCGCCGACTGGATGATCGCGATGGCCTGGGAGACCGAACACAAGCGGCTGGATCCCGACACCGTGCGCGCCGGCGTCGAGGCCGGCCTGGCCGATGCGGCCAAGGCGCGCTACTTCGTGGCGATGCGCGAGGTCGAGGTGGCCGGTCGCGAGACCATCGCGGTGGCGGCGGGCACGCTGATGTTCACCCACGAGTGGAGCGACTGGCGCAACGGCGATTGGTGGTGGATCCAGAGCGTCTACGTCGCGCCCGAGCATCGTCGCCAGGGCGTGTACCAGGCCATGCACGGCCATGTCGCGGCGCTGGCGCAGGCCGCGCCGGGGGTGATCGGCTTGCGCCTGTACGTGGAGCGCGCCAACACCGCCGCGCAGAGCACCTACCGCGCGCTGGACATGGACGATGCGGGCTACGCGATCTTCGAGACCGAATTCGGCAAGGGCTGAAGCGCGGGCGCGTGGGGACATCGCGGCTCACGCCGCTCCCACAGACAGCCATATCGCTTGCCCAGGCGCTGCGTCGACCGGAGCAGTCGTGCTTGCGACGGTAGGAGTGGCGTGAGCCGCGACCCGGAAATTCGCACGGCGGCGCGACCTGCGCTGGCTTCGGCTACATCACGGTCGCGGCTCACGCCGCTCCTACCCCAAAGCCGGGTACGCCACGCATTCGACTTACCCCAAGGCGCGGGCTAGGCACGGCCTTCTGTGGGAGCGGCGTGAGCCGCGATTACGCAGCGCGGTGAACCGCGGATTGCGAGCCGCCGCCCGCCTTAAAGCTGCCCGCGCGCGTCGACGCCGTCGTCGCAATGCACGAACGTGGCCGGGATGCCGTGCGCGCCCAGCACCGCGGCGATCTGGCGCAGGCGCGCCTCGAAATGCTGGTAGCGGCGGTTGAGTTGGGCGCGGCACTCGTCGCTGTCGCACGGCGCCTCGGGCGCATAGCGCGCATGCCAGGCCGGCGGCGAGAACAGCGCGATCCGCGCCTCGCCCTGCGCGTAGCGGATCAGCGGCTCCGGCGGCGCGTCCAGCCATTCCTCGCCGTCGGGCTGCAGCAGCGCGGTTTCCAGGATCGGCCACAGCGGGGCCAGGCCGGCGTGCTCGTATTGCATGGCCATCATCGCGGCCAGATCGTGCACCGTCAGATAGCGCGCGTGCTCGACCTGCAGGCCGAACGCGTCCTGCGCGGCCAGGGCGGTGTCGGCGCCGGCCATGCCGCGTTCCAGCAGGGTGCTTTCGAAGGCGTCGCCGACGCGCGCGGCGGTGTCGGGATCGCCGCCGAGCAGGAACGGCACCAGCCGCAGCGGGCCGCCGGCATAGTCGGGCGAGGGCGCCAACGTGCCGGGCAGGCGGTCCTCGTGGGCGCCGAAGGCGACGATCCGGCCCTCGGACTCGCGCCGGCCGGGCGCGCGTGCGGCCAGCTGGTCGAGCTCGTGATGCAGCGGCCAGCCGGGGCGCAGCACCTCGATCGGGTCGTAATGGGCGCCGACCACGACCAGCTCCAACGCCGCGGCCTGCGGCGAAAAGCCGGCCAAATCGCGTGCGATCAGGTCCGCCAGGGCGCCGACCTGGGCCTGGGACAGGGCCTGGCGGGCCACCGCGGCGTCGCCGCGCAGCTCCAGCGCGAGCGCCCCGAGCACGTGCAGGGGGGCGGGCGGCGCGGGGCGTGGGCTGGCGTCTGAGGTCATGGGCGGGCTTGGATACGCTGGCGTTTGGTTGCGCGCGGAGGCGGCGCTACACTGCACCATTATGCCCGCGATGATGTTGCGGGCCGGTCTTTATCCCGCCAGCCGAGGTATTCCGATGCGTCCTGTCCGTCCCGTCGCCGTGCTCGGTGGCGTTCGCATTCCGTTCTGCCGCCAGAACACCGCCTACGCGGACGTCGGCAACCTCGGCATGTCGGTACGGACCCTCGGCGCTCTGGTCGAGAAGTTCGGCCTGCACGGCCAGCAGCTGGGCGAGGTCGCGATGGGCGCGGTGATCAAGCACAGCAGCGACTGGAACCTCGGCCGCGAGGCCGCGCTGTCCTCGGGCCTGTCGCCGCTGACGCCGGGCATCACCCTGCAGCGCGCCTGCGGCACCTCGCTGGATTCGATCGTGACGATCGGCAACAAGATCGCCACCGGCCAGATCGAGGTCGGCATCGGCGGCGGTTCCGACACCACCTCCGACGTGCCGATCGTGTACGGCAAGCGTCTGCGCAGCCGTCTGTTGCAGGCCGCGCGCGCCAAGACCACCAAGGGCAAGCTGGCCGCGTTCAAGGGCTTCCACCTGCGCGAGCTCAAGCCCGAGTTCCCGGGCGTGGCCGAGCCGCGCACCGGCAAGAGCATGGGCGACCACTGCGAGGACATGGCCAAGGAGTGGAACATCTCGCGCGACTCGCAGGACGAGTGGGCGCTGTCCTCGCACCAGAAGCTGGCCGCCGCCTATGAGCGCGGCTTCTTCGAGGATCTGGTGGTCAGCTTCCGCGGCGTCTCGCGCGACAACAACCTGCGCGGCGACAGCACGTTGGAAAAGCTGGCGACGCTGAAGCCGGCCTTCGACAAGACCTCCGGCCGCGGCACCCTGACCGCGGCCAACTCCACCCCGCTCACCGACGGCGCCGCGGCCTGCCTGCTGGCGTCGGAGGAGTGGGCGCGCGCGCACAACCACGAAGTGCTGTGTTACCTGCGCGATTCGCAGGTGGCGGCGGTCGACTTCGTGCACGGCGAGGGCCTGCTGATGGCGCCGACCGTGGCGGTGCCGGAGATGCTCAAGCGCAACGGCCTGACGCTGCAGGATTTCGACTTCTACGAGATCCATGAGGCTTTCGCCGCGCAGGTGCTGTGCACGCTGCGCGCCTGGGAGAGCGAGGACTACTGCAAGAACCGCCTCGGCCTGGACGCGCCGCTGGGCCGCATCGATCCGGCCAAGATCAACCCCAACGGCTCCTCGCTGGCGGCCGGGCATCCGTTCGCCGCGACCGGTGCGCGCATCGTCGCCACCGCCGCCAAGGAACTGAAGCAGCGCGGCGGCGGCCGTTGCCTGATCTCGATCTGCACCGCCGGCGGCATGGGCGTGGTGGCGATCCTGGAGCGCTGAGGCGCGATGGTAGGCCAGGGCCGGCACTAGGCCCTGTAGCAGCGGCGTCCCGCAGGGATTTCCTTCGCTCGTAAGCCGCGACCTGCGGAACCGCGCGGCGGCGTGACCTGCATGGCCTCGGCTGCATCACGGTCGCGGCTCACGCCGCTCCTACCCCAAAGCGCGTAGCTACACCTCTCTCTGTAAGAGCGGCGTCCCACAGGGATTTCCTTCGTTCATAAGCCGCGACCCGGAAGTCCGAGCGGCGGCGTAACCTGCACGGCTACGGCAACATCGCGGCTCGCGCCGCGCCTACCCCAGAGCTATTGCGCCCCAGCCGCCACTTAGGCCCCGCATGAATCCCGACGCGCTGCAGGCCGACATCGTCACCCTCGAGGTCGACGCCATCGTCAACGCCGCCAACAGCAGCCTATTGGGCGGTGGCGGCGTCGACGGGGCGATCCACCGTGCCGCCGGACCGGAGCTGGTCGCCGAATGCCGCTTGCTCGGCGGCTGCAAGCCTGGCGAGGCCAAGCTCACGCGCGGCTACCGCTTGCCGGCACGCCACGTGATCCATACCGTCGGACCGGTCTGGCGCGGCGGCGACCACGGCGAGGCGCAGACCCTGGCGGCGTGCTATCGCAACGCGCTGGCCATCGCGCAGCGGCACGGGCTGGAATCGATCGCGTTCCCGTCGATCAGCACCGGCATCTACGGCTATCCGATCGAAGCCGCCGCGCGCATCGCGATCGCGACCGTGTCCGCGGCACTGGTCGCGCAGGCGCGACCGCCGCGCGTACGGTTCTGCTGTTTTTCCGCCGCCGACCTGGCGGTGTATCGCGCATTGCTCGCAAGCGGCTAGGCAAGCGCCGCGGACGCGCCGTATCCTCGCCGGCACAGGCGCGGCGCGCCGCCATGGGGATGGCGGGCGCAGGCGGCGCGTCCATCGGCCCGACGGCGTACGGACGCGGCCGCGATCGCCAAGGA includes:
- a CDS encoding superoxide dismutase family protein, producing MNTAARIALTAIAAAALTACGSAPKKTTAPPPPKPVSTAQSGQAILASASGSLVSGKLKIVPTADGVRLTGVVGGFAPNSVHAIHIHEKGDCSAVDASSAGGHFNPGMSAHGKVDSGTHHGGDMDNLVADGEGVAKVDAHARAVTLGGGAGNDVAGRAVVVHAAPDDYASQPAGNAGARIACGVISISH
- a CDS encoding acetyl-CoA C-acetyltransferase — protein: MRPVRPVAVLGGVRIPFCRQNTAYADVGNLGMSVRTLGALVEKFGLHGQQLGEVAMGAVIKHSSDWNLGREAALSSGLSPLTPGITLQRACGTSLDSIVTIGNKIATGQIEVGIGGGSDTTSDVPIVYGKRLRSRLLQAARAKTTKGKLAAFKGFHLRELKPEFPGVAEPRTGKSMGDHCEDMAKEWNISRDSQDEWALSSHQKLAAAYERGFFEDLVVSFRGVSRDNNLRGDSTLEKLATLKPAFDKTSGRGTLTAANSTPLTDGAAACLLASEEWARAHNHEVLCYLRDSQVAAVDFVHGEGLLMAPTVAVPEMLKRNGLTLQDFDFYEIHEAFAAQVLCTLRAWESEDYCKNRLGLDAPLGRIDPAKINPNGSSLAAGHPFAATGARIVATAAKELKQRGGGRCLISICTAGGMGVVAILER
- a CDS encoding GNAT family N-acetyltransferase, which translates into the protein MTRLRIRDAEPADRDLIADWMIAMAWETEHKRLDPDTVRAGVEAGLADAAKARYFVAMREVEVAGRETIAVAAGTLMFTHEWSDWRNGDWWWIQSVYVAPEHRRQGVYQAMHGHVAALAQAAPGVIGLRLYVERANTAAQSTYRALDMDDAGYAIFETEFGKG
- a CDS encoding O-acetyl-ADP-ribose deacetylase produces the protein MNPDALQADIVTLEVDAIVNAANSSLLGGGGVDGAIHRAAGPELVAECRLLGGCKPGEAKLTRGYRLPARHVIHTVGPVWRGGDHGEAQTLAACYRNALAIAQRHGLESIAFPSISTGIYGYPIEAAARIAIATVSAALVAQARPPRVRFCCFSAADLAVYRALLASG